The following proteins come from a genomic window of Synergistota bacterium:
- a CDS encoding TrkH family potassium uptake protein, with amino-acid sequence MRFRVVSYPVGWLFLFLGLSMIPSMAWSYYFNESAFPFIKAILVSIASGSSLILLGEKGEEFTPKEGFGVVAFGWLGCAALGALPYYFSGFFEQYVDCFFESMSGFTTTGASILKDIEVLPKGILFWRDFTHWLGGMGIIVLSLAILPALGVGGMHLFKAEVPGPVAEKIKPRVRETAKILWEVYFIVSAAETILLYVGGMNLYEALCHTFGTVATGGFSPFNKSIGYYNNLYFEIVITAFMFIAGANFALHYRALKGDLKGFIKDDEFRFYVGFVLVGVVFATVFLYLSGTYSNIGDSIRYASFQIVSILTTTGYVTTDYSSWPPFVQYLLLILMFVGGCAGSTGGAMKHVRILILLKVFKKELYRLVHPEAVISIKLNGKPLHSNMVDSVLSFFMIYMLVFIVSSLVIAAMGYDLITSIASVAATLGNIGPGLGRVGPAENYAFFNPFAKWLLSFCMVAGRLELYAILLIFLPETYRR; translated from the coding sequence TTGCGGTTCAGAGTTGTTTCATATCCAGTAGGCTGGCTTTTCCTCTTTTTAGGTTTATCAATGATCCCTTCTATGGCTTGGTCGTATTATTTTAATGAAAGTGCTTTTCCTTTTATTAAAGCTATTCTTGTATCTATAGCTTCAGGTAGCTCTTTAATACTTCTTGGGGAGAAAGGAGAGGAGTTTACTCCAAAGGAAGGTTTTGGGGTTGTTGCCTTTGGGTGGTTGGGTTGTGCTGCTTTAGGGGCGCTTCCCTATTACTTCAGTGGATTTTTTGAGCAGTACGTTGATTGTTTTTTTGAGTCTATGTCGGGTTTTACTACTACAGGAGCAAGTATACTTAAAGATATAGAAGTTCTCCCCAAGGGGATACTTTTTTGGAGAGATTTTACTCATTGGCTTGGTGGTATGGGAATAATAGTTCTTTCTCTTGCTATTCTTCCGGCTCTTGGTGTTGGTGGTATGCACCTTTTTAAGGCTGAGGTTCCGGGTCCTGTGGCGGAAAAGATAAAACCTCGTGTTAGAGAGACTGCAAAGATACTTTGGGAAGTTTATTTCATAGTTTCGGCAGCTGAAACCATCTTGCTTTATGTGGGTGGTATGAACTTATATGAGGCTTTGTGTCACACCTTTGGAACTGTTGCAACAGGTGGTTTTTCACCCTTTAATAAAAGTATAGGTTATTATAATAATCTTTACTTTGAAATAGTTATAACAGCTTTTATGTTCATAGCAGGAGCCAACTTTGCTCTTCATTATCGCGCGTTAAAGGGAGATCTAAAGGGGTTTATTAAAGACGATGAGTTTAGGTTTTATGTAGGTTTTGTGTTAGTTGGTGTAGTCTTTGCTACGGTGTTTTTGTATTTAAGTGGAACTTATAGTAATATAGGAGACTCTATTCGCTATGCCTCTTTTCAGATAGTTTCTATCCTAACGACTACAGGTTATGTTACTACAGATTATTCATCATGGCCTCCCTTTGTTCAGTATCTTCTCTTGATTTTAATGTTTGTCGGTGGGTGCGCTGGATCTACAGGAGGAGCCATGAAACACGTTAGAATTTTAATCTTGCTTAAGGTTTTTAAGAAAGAGCTTTATAGGTTAGTTCATCCTGAAGCTGTTATATCTATTAAGTTAAATGGTAAACCGCTTCACTCTAACATGGTTGATTCTGTTTTAAGCTTTTTTATGATTTATATGTTAGTTTTTATTGTATCGTCTTTGGTAATAGCTGCTATGGGATATGACCTAATCACCTCTATAGCTTCAGTTGCAGCTACCTTAGGAAATATTGGACCTGGTCTAGGAAGGGTTGGTCCTGCCGAAAACTACGCTTTCTTTAATCCGTTTGCTAAGTGGTTATTAAGCTTCTGTATGGTAGCTGGAAGACTTGAGCTTTACGCTATATTGCTTATATTCCTTCCTGAAACTTACAGGCGTTAA